Part of the Cyclopterus lumpus isolate fCycLum1 chromosome 16, fCycLum1.pri, whole genome shotgun sequence genome, CCAATTGTGGTAACAGCCAGAAGTTGACTTTGTCCAGAACCAAAAGTTCAATTTACACGTGTACCGTAGACCCAGCCAAACATGAGGTGATGTGGCGTTCCTTGCTGTTTCAGCCACCTTCCCCTGAATGTCTTCGGTGGTAATGTGGACAAGGTCAAGATGGTGCTCCCTGCAGTAACCCATCGCTTCAATCCATGTCATATTTTCTTGGATTAGTATCAGGTTTTCTTGAAGGAAAACAGAGAAATAGTTCTTCATTCATCatggaaatgtatgcaaaatgaacacaaaggcACATGATAATTTTAAACATACCTGTAGAAAAGCTTTGACTATTTTCAGTGGGCTTTGGAGTTGAGGACGGTGTAGTGGTCTGGGCTGAAGTCCCCATCAGTGTTGTTAGTGTAGAGGTACTACCAGTGGTCACTTGTGCAGTAGTTTGGGGAGGTTGCCGTGTAGGTGTGACAGTTGACATTTCTGTAGTGGTGTTGTTGAGCTCAGTATTTGGTGTACTTGACACAAAATCTGTGGCATTTGGTGTCGTCAGTTCATTGGAAGTTGTAGCTTCTTCGGTGGTAATAGTTGTAGTGGGTGATTGATTGGTAGTAGCCAAAGTAAAATGATTTGTTATCACATATTGAGTTGATGTACTTTGAAGGGTTGCCAGATTTGTGGTCGTCTGCTGTGTACTTGTTTGATATGTGGTTGTTGGAATTGATTTCCTCGCTGTAAGAGTAAGTAAGTAATGAATGAACACAGATTATAAGTAGCTTTGTTGTCTGTTGTGTGAGGTtacaaaacataatataataatataacataaagaTCACTTTGCTGACAAAGTAAACGTGTGATAGAGCAACTTACCTCCACGACAAACAAAAGAGCGCTTGCCGCTGCATTTCAGGTCATTCCATTGCCCGTTATCTTTGAATATAGCAGCAGCACAATTCTGCTCATTAAGGTTATCAGGCTGACTAGGTTTCCAGTAACGGAATGAGGTCTTGCTCCCGTCAGACCACTTCCAGGGATCTTTGAAGAGGCCAATCCACACAATTTGTGATCCGGACACATTACGTACTGCCTCATTCTCTACTGCTGAGTGTATGCTAATGAGCTCTGATAACAAGCCCCTGCAATGATTCTGAGCATCCCTCCACGATTTGATCTCAGCAACAAAAATTAGACCACTGGTATCGCTGTTGCCTGCAATTCCAAaagatttgacattttaaatacaaagacCATTGCAACGTCCTGCATTTAAACATGATTTGTGCCATCTGAAATAACTCTGACTGCAAAATTACCATTTCACTTACCTCGACAAACAAAACTTCTTTGGGTCCCACAGTCACTTTCAATCCACTCTCCTCGTAGATCCATTGTTGCACACGCATCTTTATTCTT contains:
- the LOC117745102 gene encoding C-type mannose receptor 2 isoform X2, with product MWHWSWPDQKLDFFNWKVEPQMKNKDACATMDLRGEWIESDCGTQRSFVCRGNSDTSGLIFVAEIKSWRDAQNHCRGLLSELISIHSAVENEAVRNVSGSQIVWIGLFKDPWKWSDGSKTSFRYWKPSQPDNLNEQNCAAAIFKDNGQWNDLKCSGKRSFVCRGARKSIPTTTYQTSTQQTTTNLATLQSTSTQYVITNHFTLATTNQSPTTTITTEEATTSNELTTPNATDFVSSTPNTELNNTTTEMSTVTPTRQPPQTTAQVTTGSTSTLTTLMGTSAQTTTPSSTPKPTENSQSFSTENLILIQENMTWIEAMGYCREHHLDLVHITTEDIQGKVAETARNATSPHVWLGLRYTCKLNFWFWTKSTSGCYHNWAPGQGSERKYDCGVTGAIEATGRQQWVGLPETEQLNFICYTCTG
- the LOC117745102 gene encoding C-type mannose receptor 2 isoform X1; this encodes MIMPENRWIVRKGTQTLYLLLISGFCFFTLGSSDFHLITTTKSYTEAKTYCREMYTDLAAVHNSTDMDHLITLVPITIARAWIGLETGDVWMWHWSWPDQKLDFFNWKVEPQMKNKDACATMDLRGEWIESDCGTQRSFVCRGNSDTSGLIFVAEIKSWRDAQNHCRGLLSELISIHSAVENEAVRNVSGSQIVWIGLFKDPWKWSDGSKTSFRYWKPSQPDNLNEQNCAAAIFKDNGQWNDLKCSGKRSFVCRGARKSIPTTTYQTSTQQTTTNLATLQSTSTQYVITNHFTLATTNQSPTTTITTEEATTSNELTTPNATDFVSSTPNTELNNTTTEMSTVTPTRQPPQTTAQVTTGSTSTLTTLMGTSAQTTTPSSTPKPTENSQSFSTENLILIQENMTWIEAMGYCREHHLDLVHITTEDIQGKVAETARNATSPHVWLGLRYTCKLNFWFWTKSTSGCYHNWAPGQGSERKYDCGVTGAIEATGRQQWVGLPETEQLNFICYTCTG